The Lentzea guizhouensis genome contains a region encoding:
- a CDS encoding lysozyme, producing MLCPAPAYASEGSEDHYAGSQIAKHEGAGEMLMTSPELSAGHVEGIDVSSHQGAVDWGHWWRSGKRFAYIKATEGTNYKNPNFTQQYNGSYNAGMTRGSYHFALPNRSDGATQARFFVANGGGWSRDGRTLPGTLDIEYNPYGGDTCYGLSHAAMVNWIKSFSDTYHALTKRWPVIYTSTQWWDRCTGRTGDFSSTNPLWLARYAAAVGPMPFKWPVHTIWQYTSSPIDQNVFNGGPDRLAALATG from the coding sequence ATGCTGTGTCCCGCGCCCGCTTACGCGTCCGAAGGATCAGAGGACCACTACGCCGGCTCGCAGATCGCCAAGCACGAGGGCGCCGGCGAGATGCTGATGACATCGCCGGAGCTGAGCGCCGGCCACGTCGAGGGCATCGACGTCAGCAGCCACCAGGGCGCCGTCGACTGGGGACACTGGTGGCGCAGCGGGAAGCGGTTCGCCTACATCAAGGCGACCGAGGGGACCAACTACAAGAACCCCAACTTCACCCAGCAGTACAACGGTTCCTACAACGCCGGCATGACCAGGGGCTCGTACCACTTCGCGTTGCCCAACCGCTCCGACGGCGCCACGCAGGCGCGGTTCTTCGTGGCCAACGGGGGAGGCTGGTCGCGTGACGGCCGCACGCTGCCGGGGACGCTCGACATCGAGTACAACCCCTACGGCGGCGACACCTGCTACGGCCTGAGCCACGCCGCGATGGTGAACTGGATCAAGAGCTTCAGCGACACCTACCACGCGCTCACCAAGCGCTGGCCGGTGATCTACACGTCCACGCAGTGGTGGGACAGGTGCACCGGCCGCACCGGCGACTTCAGCTCCACGAACCCCTTGTGGCTGGCCAGGTACGCCGCCGCGGTGGGCCCGATGCCGTTCAAGTGGCCGGTCCACACGATCTGGCAGTACACCTCGTCGCCGATCGACCAGAACGTCTTCAACGGCGGCCCCGACCGGCTCGCCGCCCTGGCGACGGGATGA